A stretch of the Thermodesulfobacteriota bacterium genome encodes the following:
- a CDS encoding diphthine--ammonia ligase codes for MRAFSSWSGGKDSSLALYLAKKSGIECLYLLNMIGEDEEFTRSHGLPKDYIRMQASAIGIELLQVSTSWEEYEKKYKWALKKLKNQGIEAGVFGDIDLEEHKEWVERVCKEVDIVPFLPLWKMERKKVIETFIAEGFRAILCATKIEELVPYLGREIDESFLREIEEKSVDPCGEGGEFHTFVYDGPIFRRPIRIKKNDVVLRRGSYVLRFDAVLS; via the coding sequence ATGAGAGCCTTCTCTTCTTGGAGTGGGGGAAAAGATAGTTCGCTGGCCCTTTACCTTGCAAAAAAGTCGGGGATCGAATGTCTCTACCTCCTCAACATGATCGGAGAGGACGAAGAGTTTACAAGATCCCATGGTCTTCCAAAGGATTACATTAGGATGCAGGCATCCGCTATTGGAATCGAACTTTTGCAGGTTAGCACTTCTTGGGAAGAGTACGAAAAGAAGTACAAATGGGCTCTAAAGAAACTTAAAAATCAAGGGATCGAAGCTGGCGTATTCGGAGATATTGATCTTGAAGAACACAAAGAATGGGTAGAAAGGGTGTGCAAAGAGGTAGATATCGTACCTTTTCTTCCACTTTGGAAAATGGAGAGAAAGAAGGTGATAGAAACCTTTATCGCGGAAGGGTTCAGAGCGATTCTCTGCGCAACTAAAATAGAGGAGCTTGTCCCTTACTTGGGGAGGGAGATAGATGAGAGTTTTCTTAGGGAGATCGAGGAAAAATCGGTTGATCCCTGTGGTGAAGGTGGTGAATTTCACACATTCGTCTATGACGGACCGATCTTTAGGCGACCAATTAGGATCAAAAAGAACGATGTAGTTTTAAGGAGAGGATCTTACGTTTTGAGATTCGATGCGGTGCTTAGTTGA